Part of the Bacteroidales bacterium genome is shown below.
TTCAAAGTTTTCTAACCACTTCCTTGCTGCTTTATTCGTTGAAAATAATTGAAAGAAATAATTCTTATTTTTACTAATCTCTTTATACAAATAGGATAAGGCGGTATCTTTTGGGTTTTCTAACACAATAGCATCTATAATATATGTGTATTCTTTTAAAGATTCATTATTAGCCTCTACAATATGTTGTAAATCATCAGGCACCATCAGCATGGTTGATTTGCTTGAATCAGTTAGAATACGCAACTTTCGGGGATATTCTTGGTTTAACCTCGTTGCATTAATATAATCAACAACTTCCTTTAAAGTAACATTACCTTCAAATCGTGTTATTAAAATATTTTTCTGATAATCAAAGCTTGAGTTGACCATTAGTCCTGTTATAGTTGTTATTTTTTTCAAATTTAAACAAAAAGAATTATTTTAGAAAATAATTACTTAATAATAATTTAACTTTTTTTCTCGTTCTGTTGGTATGAAGAAATATATTTTGATTCTTTGGTTTAGTGTAGTTACAATTTCTGTATTCTCTCAATCATATTTTACGGCAGGCGGAGCACGTTTCGGCACAGATTGGGGAATAAGTGTTCAGCAAAGAATTTTGAAACACACAACTTTTGAAGGAATTTTTCAATCAAGTTTATTTCGTGAAGAATTAATGCTTACCGGAATTTTGGAGCACCACTTTCCGCTGATTACCAGGCGATTAAACATATACACCGGTGCCGGCTTTCATAAAGGTTTTGTAACTGATGTTAATTCGGATTATTCATCACCTTACGGATTAAGTCTTATCACAGGTGTCGAATTTACGATTGCACGTTTTGTTTTTTCTTATGATTTTAAGCCTGCTTTTAACTTCTCGGGAGGAGAAAATTATTGGTATGGGCAAACTGCTGTTTCTGTTCGTTATGTGATTATAAAGCAAAATGCTTTCAAAAAAATGAAACGCAAAAAAGAACGAAGGAAGAAACATAATGAGAAACTAAAAAAACAAAATCAAAGGCAAAAAAACAGAAAGGGTATATTTGATAAAAATTAATATGTTTGCACAAATATTTTCACAAATAAATTAAACGTGCAAAAAAAAGTATCATTCCATACGCTGGGCTGTAAATTAAACTTCTCAGAAACATCAACTATTGCAAGAGAATTTTCATCAAAAGGTTTTGAAAAAGTTAAATTCGGCGAAAAATCTGACATAATTGTAATAAATACTTGTACGGTAACCGGAATTGCCGATAAAAAATGCCGTCAAGCCATTAAAAAAGCAAAAAAAACATCACCCGATGCTTTCATTGCAATTACGGGCTGTTATGCTCAGGCAGAAATCAGTAAAATATCAAAAATTCCGGGTGTTGATGTTGTTCTCGGGATGAATGAGAAGTTTAATTTATTCAAATATTTTGATTCTTTTGAAAAACAAGAACATACAGTTGTTCATTCATGTGAAACATCTGAAATTAAAAGTTTTGATGCTGCATTTTCTTCGGGAGACCGAACACGTTCGTTTTTAAAAGTACAAGACGGTTGTGATTATCCCTGTACTTATTGCACAATTCCGAGCGTAAGAGGAAAAAGCAGAAGTGACACAGTTTCAGCAACAACAGAGCAAGCAAAGAAAATTGCAAAACTCGGATATAAAGAAGTTATTTTAACAGGTGTAAACATAGGAGATTTCGGAGCAGGAACAAATGAAACTTTTTTTGATTTAATAAAAGAATTAGATAAAGTTGACGGTATTGAACGATACAGAATATCATCAATTGAACCTAATTTAATTACTGATGAAATAATTAAGTTTACAGAAAAATCAAACAAGTTTTTACCGCATTTTCACATTCCTTTGCAATCCGGCAGCGATAAGATTTTAAAGTTAATGAAGCGTCGTTACAATACGGATTTATTCAAAAAGAAAATAGAGCAAATAAATCAATTAATTCCGGATGCTTTTCTCGGAATTGACGTAATTGTCGGATTTCCGGGAGAAACAGATAAAGAGTTTGAAGAAACATATAAGTTATTGGAAAGTTTGAATATTTCATTTTTGCATGTATTTTCATATTCTGTGCGTCCCGGAACTGTCGCAGAAAAGATGCCGGTTCAAGTACCCGGTTATGTGATTAAAAAAAGAAGTGCAATACTTCACGAACTATCTGACTATAAGCATAAAGCATTTTACAAACAATTTGTCGGAACAGAGCATAAAGTTTTATTTGAAGGTGCAAAGCATAAAAATTCTATGTACGGTTTTACCGAAAACTACATTAAAGTTGAGCATACTTTTAATGAAATTTTTGTAAATCAAATTCTTAATTTTAAAATTGAAAAAATAAACGAAAACGGAAATGCAGAAGGAATAATTTTGTAAAGAAATTAACTTTTTCTTTTAAAAGTTTTTATGTTATACTTTCTTTTTCTGAAACTAAAGAAGAATTTTTTTCAGTTAAAATTTCCCATTCATACATTTTTTCATCTAATTCTTTTTTTGCTTTATCAAATTTTTTGTAGAACAACTCATCGGTAATTGCTTCGCCCGAAGAAAGTTTTTTTTCGGTATCGGAAATAAAAATCTCAAGTTCTTCAATGCGTTTTTCAGTTTGATCAATTTGTTTGGTTACTTTTCTTATTTCCTTTTCAAATTCTTTTCTTTTTAAGTATAAATCTTTATTGGCAGATGTTTTACCTTCTTTGGTTTCAGCTTTTGATAAATTAGTATTCTTTTCAATCGATTTTAGATTTTCTAATCGTTTTTTCTTCATAAAATACTTAATATCTCCGCCGTGTTTTTTTATTTGTTTATTTGTAAACTCATAAATTTCATCAACCAATCCGTCAAGAAAATACCTGTCGTGCGATACCAAAAGAATAGTTCCTCCGAATTGTTTTAATGCGTTTTTAAGAACATCTTTCGAGTGCATGTCTAAATGATTTGTAGGCTCATCAAGTATTAATAAATTATATGGTTCTAACATTAACTTTGCTAAAGCCAAACGAGAACGTTCTCCGCCTGACAGAACTTTTACTTTTTTATCAATATCTTCTCCGCTGAATAAAAAGTTGCCGAGAATACTTCTGAGTTTCGTCCTGACATCTCCTACTGCAATATCATCAAGGGTCTCAAAAACGGTTTTGTTGTCATCTAATTCCTTGTCTTGATTCTGTGCAAAGTATCCTATTTTAACATTATGCCCTATTTTTACTTTTCCTTCATGGGACAATTCGCCGGTAATAATTCTGACCAAAGTAGTTTTTCCTTCTCCGTTTTTACCGACAAGGGCAATTTTTTTTCCGCGTTCAACGGTAAGCCAAATATCTTTTAAAACAGCTTCATCGGTATAACTCTTAGTCATGTTTTCAATGTCAATGACCAAATCTCCTGAGCGAGGAGCTTCCGGAAACTTAAATCCTAAATCGGAAATATCGGTTTCATCTATCTCAATTCGCTCTAATTTTTCCAGTTGTTTTATTCTTGATTGAACCTGAACAGCTTTCGTAGCTTTATATCTGAACCTTTCAATAAATTTTTCAGTTTCCTGAATCATTTTTTGCTGATTTTGATATTCGGCAAGTTGTTGCTCGATTCTTTCTTTTCTCAGCAGTTCATATTTTGTGTAAGGAGCTTTGTAGTCATATATTTTTCCTTTTGCAATTTCAACAGTTCTTTTAGTTATGTTATCTAAAAAATTTCTGTCGTGAGAAATCATGATAATTGCCCCTTCATAAAAAACCAATAATTGCTCAAGCCATTCAATTGATTCAATATCAAGATGATTCGTAGGTTCATCAAGAAGTAACAAGTCTGGTTTTTGTAATAATAATTTTGCCAATTCAATACGCATCCGCCAACCTCCGCTGAATTCGGCAACATCTCGCGTAAAATCTTTTTGTACGAAGCCAAGACCTTTTAAAGTTTTTTCAGTTTCGGCTTCAAATGTATTTGCTCCGGTTATTTGTAAATGCTCTTCGTATTTATTAATCTTTTCAATTAATTTCAAATACTCGTCACTCTCATAATCAGTTCTTTCAGAAAGTTGAATGTTTAATTTTTCTGCTTCTTTCTTTATTAAATTTATTTTATCAAATGCAGTTAAAGCTTCTTCCATAACATTTTTTCCGGTAGGGTATTCCATTTTTTGAGGTAAATATCCCATTGTAGTCCCTCCGGGTACAGAAACACTTCCTGCATCTTTTTCTTGTATTCCGTAAATAATCTTTAATAATGTAGATTTTCCTGCACCGTTTTTTCCGGTTAAGCCTATTCGAGCTTTTTTATTTATAACGAATGAAATATCTTTAAGTAAAGGTATTCCGTTAAAAGCTATTGATATATTGTTTAATGAAATCATTTATTATCTTGAATCGGCTGCAAAGATAAAAAAACATCAAAATGTATTAAATTTAAAACTTAATTTCTTGTTTTTTTGTAATTTAGGTTTTGCATATATACAAATAAAGCGGATAGCCAAGTACCCGCTTTATCAATTTATTCTTTGCTTTTAACCTAAGTTCGGTATAAGATTTTTAATATTCTGTTTATTTTTTTTGATTCAAAGTAAATTCCCTGCCTTTGTCCAAGGCTGCTATGTTCTTATTAACAATTTCTTCTCCTTTTCTTCCGAAAATTGTTTTTAAGGCCTCTTTAAAACTGTCATATTCCATATCAATAAACGGAGACGCTGCTCCCAGCATAACAATATTTGAAGACCGAATTGATTTTAGTTCTTTTGCAATGGCATCGGCATCAATAATAATATGGTTTTTTACTTTTCTGATCTCTTTGTAAACTTCCTCTAAGTCGGGATAATTTGCGATATTGTTGAATGGTTTTGAATTAGTAATTAACCACCCGTCAGGTTTTAAGAATGAAATATACCTTAAACATTCCATCGGTTCAACTGATAATATAACATCTGCTTTCCCCATAGGAATAAGATCGGATGCAACCGGTTTATCCGATACTCTCATGTTCGATGAAACGTCTCCGCCTCTTTGGCTCATTCCGTGAACTTCGGATTGTTTCATGTATAAGCCTTTTTGTAAAGCGGCAGTTCCTATTGTTGCGGCAATTGACAAAATTCCTTGTCCGCCTACACCTGATAATATTATGTCTGATTTCATGTTAATATGTTTTGTTTTACGCCAATTTTGCAAAGAGCGTAAAAGAATTTATATTTTGTTTTTAATTTGTTAAATAGTTGTTTTTTGATATATATTAAATGTTTTGCTCTATTATTATTTTTATTTTTATTTGTAATCTTTACATGAACTTATTTTTGTTTCATACAAAGATTGCATTTTTTATAATTTATTTACTATTCTGTGTATACTGTCTTTTAGCAATTTACTGTTAAAATTGATTAATAATGCAAGTTTTAAATCGGATAATCTCAGATATGTTAAGGTCTGAGAAAAGTGAACGGGAGCTAATGTTTCTACTGATTTTACTTCAACAATAACTTTATTGTTTATAAGTAAATCAACTCTGTATCCGACATCTTGTTTTACATCTTTATAAATAAAGGGCATCGGAACTTGCTGTTTTACTTCAAAACCTAATTTGCTTAAATCAAAAGCCAATGCATTTTCATAAGCTGATTCAAGTAAGCCCGGACCGATAGCTTTATGAAGATCTATCGCTGCACCGATAATTTTATATGAAATGTCATTTTCGTGCATATCATTTTTCTTTTCACGCAAAGACTGCAAAAAGTTTCGCAAAGAAATTAATATGTACTGGTTATTTAATGTTCTTTTGTGTTCTCTGCGTTAAAAAAATTAGCGTCATTTGCATTGAAACCTTTAATTCATCTTTTTAATTTTAGCTTTCATTTTATGTTTGCGTTCCAAAGTTCTTACACATTCTCTGTGCGGAATGATAACCGAAACTCCTTCATATTCAATTTCTTCTCTCAGAATTTTAAGAGCTTCATCATGATTTTTTCTTAAAGGAATAAAGCTTCTGATGTGATCTTCTTCAACACCGAGTCCTTTACAAATTTGATGAAGTACATGCTCTGCATGAGATGATTGTCCTCCGGTCATTCCGGTTGTATCATTGTCTGAAATAATTACGGTAATAGGTGTTTTTTCATAAACACAATCCAATAAACCTGTCATTCCTGAATGTGTAAATGTTGAATCTCCGATAAAAGCAACAACGTGTTTCATTCCGGCATCGGCTGCACCTTTTGCCATTGTAATTGATGCTCCCATATCTACGCAAGTATTAATTGCGTTTAAAGGAGGCAATGCAGCCAAAGTATAACAACCGATGTCAGAAAAAACTTTACCCGGACCGTAATCTGCCATAACTTCATTAAGTGCCGTAAATACATCTGTGTGTCCGCACCCGGGACATAATACCGGAGGTCTGTTTTCCAAAACCTCAGGTCTTGTAACTATAATAGGTTCTTCTAAACCTAATGCAACTGCAACATGATTGGGATTTAATTCTCCGTCTCTGGGTAAATCTCCGGTTAAACGACCTTTTATTTTTTTATCGCCCAATACACCTGTTAATTGGTTTTCTATAAACGGGTAGCCGTCTTCTAAAACCAATATATTTTCACATTCTTCATATAACTCTTTTATCATACCGGAAGGCAGTGGATATTGACTTATTTTTACAACAGGATACGGAATTTTTCCGTCTTCAAAATTTTCGAGAAGATAATTATATGAAATTCCGGCTGCAATTATTCCGAGTGATTTATTATCTCCTCTGATGTATCTGTTATATT
Proteins encoded:
- the mtaB gene encoding tRNA (N(6)-L-threonylcarbamoyladenosine(37)-C(2))-methylthiotransferase MtaB; translated protein: MQKKVSFHTLGCKLNFSETSTIAREFSSKGFEKVKFGEKSDIIVINTCTVTGIADKKCRQAIKKAKKTSPDAFIAITGCYAQAEISKISKIPGVDVVLGMNEKFNLFKYFDSFEKQEHTVVHSCETSEIKSFDAAFSSGDRTRSFLKVQDGCDYPCTYCTIPSVRGKSRSDTVSATTEQAKKIAKLGYKEVILTGVNIGDFGAGTNETFFDLIKELDKVDGIERYRISSIEPNLITDEIIKFTEKSNKFLPHFHIPLQSGSDKILKLMKRRYNTDLFKKKIEQINQLIPDAFLGIDVIVGFPGETDKEFEETYKLLESLNISFLHVFSYSVRPGTVAEKMPVQVPGYVIKKRSAILHELSDYKHKAFYKQFVGTEHKVLFEGAKHKNSMYGFTENYIKVEHTFNEIFVNQILNFKIEKINENGNAEGIIL
- a CDS encoding ABC-F family ATP-binding cassette domain-containing protein, with protein sequence MISLNNISIAFNGIPLLKDISFVINKKARIGLTGKNGAGKSTLLKIIYGIQEKDAGSVSVPGGTTMGYLPQKMEYPTGKNVMEEALTAFDKINLIKKEAEKLNIQLSERTDYESDEYLKLIEKINKYEEHLQITGANTFEAETEKTLKGLGFVQKDFTRDVAEFSGGWRMRIELAKLLLQKPDLLLLDEPTNHLDIESIEWLEQLLVFYEGAIIMISHDRNFLDNITKRTVEIAKGKIYDYKAPYTKYELLRKERIEQQLAEYQNQQKMIQETEKFIERFRYKATKAVQVQSRIKQLEKLERIEIDETDISDLGFKFPEAPRSGDLVIDIENMTKSYTDEAVLKDIWLTVERGKKIALVGKNGEGKTTLVRIITGELSHEGKVKIGHNVKIGYFAQNQDKELDDNKTVFETLDDIAVGDVRTKLRSILGNFLFSGEDIDKKVKVLSGGERSRLALAKLMLEPYNLLILDEPTNHLDMHSKDVLKNALKQFGGTILLVSHDRYFLDGLVDEIYEFTNKQIKKHGGDIKYFMKKKRLENLKSIEKNTNLSKAETKEGKTSANKDLYLKRKEFEKEIRKVTKQIDQTEKRIEELEIFISDTEKKLSSGEAITDELFYKKFDKAKKELDEKMYEWEILTEKNSSLVSEKESIT
- a CDS encoding indolepyruvate oxidoreductase subunit beta, whose amino-acid sequence is MKSDIILSGVGGQGILSIAATIGTAALQKGLYMKQSEVHGMSQRGGDVSSNMRVSDKPVASDLIPMGKADVILSVEPMECLRYISFLKPDGWLITNSKPFNNIANYPDLEEVYKEIRKVKNHIIIDADAIAKELKSIRSSNIVMLGAASPFIDMEYDSFKEALKTIFGRKGEEIVNKNIAALDKGREFTLNQKK
- a CDS encoding GxxExxY protein; translation: MHENDISYKIIGAAIDLHKAIGPGLLESAYENALAFDLSKLGFEVKQQVPMPFIYKDVKQDVGYRVDLLINNKVIVEVKSVETLAPVHFSQTLTYLRLSDLKLALLINFNSKLLKDSIHRIVNKL
- a CDS encoding thiamine pyrophosphate-dependent enzyme, whose product is MDKLLLLGDEAIAQAAIDGGLSGVYAYPGTPSTEITEYIQKNKQAKEKGIHSEWSTNEKTAMESALGMSYAGKRAMVCMKHVGLNVAADAFMNSAITGVNGGLLVVVADDPSMHSSQNEQDSRYFADFALIPILEPSNQQEAYDMIYDGFELSEKFNTPILIRITTRLAHSRAGISRKKQKEENKNSLPSDLRQFVLLPSIARKNYKTLIGNQARFKDASEHSEYNRYIRGDNKSLGIIAAGISYNYLLENFEDGKIPYPVVKISQYPLPSGMIKELYEECENILVLEDGYPFIENQLTGVLGDKKIKGRLTGDLPRDGELNPNHVAVALGLEEPIIVTRPEVLENRPPVLCPGCGHTDVFTALNEVMADYGPGKVFSDIGCYTLAALPPLNAINTCVDMGASITMAKGAADAGMKHVVAFIGDSTFTHSGMTGLLDCVYEKTPITVIISDNDTTGMTGGQSSHAEHVLHQICKGLGVEEDHIRSFIPLRKNHDEALKILREEIEYEGVSVIIPHRECVRTLERKHKMKAKIKKMN